One part of the Chryseobacterium mulctrae genome encodes these proteins:
- a CDS encoding PAS domain-containing sensor histidine kinase, which produces METIYDHLNSINDNLDNNIYLQALNSAKSGIIITDNKQPDNPIIYCNKAFEDITGYAHNEIIGHNCRFLQAKDRTQPEREQIKDAVKNGKECHLEIRNYRKDGKLFWNELIISPVKNNEGDVTHFIGVQNDISDRKKAENELRDEKASAEKKILERTKELHDNEAFLSSIIQTVRESLLVLDADYRVLSANTHFLNSFKVTQEDTVGKILFELGNHQWNIEALKELLMKILPTNNPVIDFEVEHDFPYIGRKIMLVNAYRIEFEGQYKDRILIAIEDITEKKEIDRRKDDFLSIASHELKTPLTTIKGFVQILTRMAPEEASEKFLTTLEKVSLNVNRLNNLISELLDTSKIQSGNIEIHNEPFQIDTLIHDTVENLSLATDYTINISSNTKATIFGDELQISQVINNLVSNAIKYSPGSDKIDIYCNRVGNFVKVSVTDYGMGISQQDHSKIFERFFRARDIQKKFPGMGIGLYICREIIAKHNGTLWVESEIGTGSTFNFTLPIIKKKKE; this is translated from the coding sequence TTGGAAACAATATACGACCACCTAAACTCTATCAATGACAATCTCGATAATAATATTTATCTACAGGCATTAAACTCCGCAAAATCAGGAATAATAATTACTGATAACAAACAGCCTGACAACCCTATTATCTATTGTAATAAAGCTTTTGAGGACATTACAGGATATGCTCATAACGAAATTATCGGACACAATTGTCGTTTTCTTCAGGCAAAAGATCGCACACAGCCTGAAAGAGAACAAATAAAGGACGCTGTAAAGAACGGTAAAGAATGTCATTTGGAAATCAGAAACTACAGGAAAGACGGTAAATTATTTTGGAATGAACTTATCATATCGCCCGTAAAAAATAATGAAGGAGATGTTACCCATTTCATTGGGGTTCAAAATGATATCAGTGACCGGAAAAAAGCAGAAAACGAATTACGAGATGAGAAGGCATCGGCTGAGAAAAAGATCCTCGAACGAACCAAGGAACTTCACGATAATGAAGCATTTCTTTCGAGTATTATTCAAACCGTGAGAGAATCTCTTTTAGTTCTTGATGCCGATTACCGGGTTTTAAGTGCCAATACTCACTTCCTGAATTCATTTAAAGTAACACAAGAAGATACTGTAGGGAAAATATTGTTTGAATTGGGAAATCACCAATGGAATATTGAGGCTTTAAAAGAACTGTTAATGAAAATTCTTCCTACCAATAATCCCGTTATCGATTTTGAAGTAGAACATGATTTCCCATATATCGGAAGAAAAATTATGCTTGTTAACGCTTACCGAATAGAGTTTGAAGGGCAGTATAAAGACAGAATATTAATTGCTATTGAAGATATTACAGAAAAAAAAGAAATTGACCGTAGAAAAGATGATTTTCTTTCCATTGCAAGTCATGAATTAAAAACACCTTTAACTACAATTAAAGGATTTGTACAGATTCTTACTCGAATGGCTCCGGAAGAAGCCTCTGAAAAATTCTTGACAACTCTGGAAAAAGTCTCCCTTAATGTTAACAGACTTAATAACCTGATTTCTGAACTGCTGGATACTTCCAAAATACAGTCCGGGAATATAGAAATCCATAATGAACCGTTTCAGATTGATACGCTTATCCATGATACAGTAGAGAATCTTTCTCTTGCAACAGACTACACGATAAATATCAGCAGCAATACGAAGGCCACCATTTTTGGTGACGAGCTGCAGATCTCCCAAGTCATCAATAATTTGGTTTCAAATGCCATCAAATATTCACCCGGCTCCGATAAAATTGATATCTATTGTAACAGGGTCGGAAATTTTGTAAAAGTTTCAGTAACAGATTATGGAATGGGAATCAGTCAACAGGATCATTCTAAAATATTTGAAAGATTTTTCAGGGCAAGAGATATTCAAAAAAAATTCCCCGGAATGGGAATAGGTCTTTATATATGTCGTGAGATCATTGCTAAACACAATGGGACACTTTGGGTTGAAAGTGAAATTGGTACAGGATCAACTTTTAACTTTACGTTACCAATTATTAAGAAGAAAAAAGAATAG